The Pleurocapsa sp. PCC 7319 genomic interval CTTTAAGCCTCAATTACTTCTTTTATACTACATATTTCTCTTATGACTCACATTAAATCTGGTACAGTTAAGTACCCTGCTGGTAAGACTTTTCCCAACAAGTTTAATCCTGAGCAACAACAGCAAACTATTGTCCTCTCTATGAATGATGGTAGTGAAGAACGTCTTTACTTTGCTGCTGGTCGCACTCCTCACTCCACCTTAAGTAAAGGCTCACCTATACAGCTTATCTATAGCGAACGTGATGGTAAAACTACTCGACAGCTTGCTATTCCTCAATCTGCTCCTTCTTCTACACCTCAATCTACCCCTGAGTTATCTCCTGAGCTGAAAAAGGAGATTGCTTCCTATGTTGAATCTCAAGCTGATCTTCTCTCTTTCTGTCTTGATACTGCCAACAAGAAATTTACCGACAAAGTTCAAACTGAAGACTCTATTCGTACTTTAGCTATAACTCTCTACATCAATACCCAACGCCAATTTAATCTCTAGTTCAATAAAAGGGGAAGCTTTTCTTGATTTCCCCTGCAACTTAATCTTTCTTCCCATATCTTAATTTCTTTATCAAAAACAATGGAATCTTTACCAATTGAATACAAATTCGAGTCTGAGCGTTTCCGACGCTTTCTTCACGATCATCCACAACAAGCACACGAGTATGCTGTTTCCCACTTTGAAGACTATCTCGCTATTCTTCACGAGTACCGACTACTCCAAGCTAAACATGACCAATTACAGAATGAGCTAATTAAACTTCGTTGCCGTAAATCTCCTTCACTTCCTTCTTTTCTCTCTCGTTCTTGAGATTTTGCGACTTGAGAATTATAGACAATCGTCCATAATTCTCCAACGAAATAGACTATGCAGATTATTTACCAAGAACTCGTTCTCCTCAGAGCTGGTCAATTATTTAAAGATATTGATCAATGCCCCTGTGGCAGCTCCTGTTACCGCATTTTCTCCTACACTACTATCATCATTAATGATTTCTCCTGTCACCACGTTGGTCGCAGCTCCAATCCCCGCGTCTTGAATCGTACCACCGACTGAATTATTGTTTCGATCATGAGTCGCACTTACCGCAGCTCCCGTAGCCGCCCCTTTAACTGCATTACCGACTGTAGAACCATTATTGAGCACTTCTCCCGTTACCACATTGGTTGCAGCACCAATCCCAATATCACGGAGTAAATCACCAGCAGCAGCAGATTGGGTCGGAACCAAAACCACCGCCAATAAACTCGTCATGATCATCCTGGGATATAGTTGGCTGACAAGTTGTTTTTTCATAACTAATCAATTACTTACTCCAAGTTATTTTATTATTCGAGTTAAATACAATTCTAGACCTCAAAAGAAGAAAAAAAGGATCATTGATATAGACCCCCAATTCTGCACCGTCTCTAAAATTTAGAACACTCTCAATCTCATTAGACTCTCCCCACAGATTTTTGTTTCACTTTCTAATTTCATCACTCTTGATCCTGACAGAGATTAATTGCCAAGCCACTGCATCCAGAGCAATCTTTACCAAGTCTTTCTCCGTTGTTTGGGGAATTAAGAATTTTCACAACTAAAAGTACTAAATATAGTAGTACAAAGTCTATTCAGATGGACGTTAGAGTGAACAAAAAAACTATTTGTAATTTTAGAATTATTTGACGCATGGCAATTGAAAGGTGAATTTTTTATTGGTATTTAATTGTTTTTCTTGGTCGCAAAATGTAATCTTGCAGAGCGGTGGATATAAAATAAGATAATTTTAAACTTTGTCAAATTTTTCTGGGGGATATTGACCACTTAATTGCTCTAGCTCTTTTAATTGTTGAAAACAAGCTGAATCAGGTAGTATTTTCTGCGCTCTTATTCCTTGTCTGACTAGAGAAATCCATACGGAATAAAGTTCTTCCCAGTCATTTGCTTTTATTTGAATTAATGCCATTTCTTCCATCCCCAATGCTCCACACAAACAGAGAGCTTGTGTAGCTAATTCAATATTTTTGTTTTCCAGAGAAATGTTCCACAATTCTTCTGCTAAGGCTTGAAAACGTCGGGCATAAAATTCGTAAGCTTGTTGAACTTGTTCTGGTATTGTTACTTTATATACTGATTCATCCCACAAGCCAGAACTAGCGCGAAAAGAAAGAAGGTTATTAGAACCTAAAAGATGAATTCTTCGGTCAACAATTAATTCTTTGGCATGAGAACCACCCAGCCAGAAAACTTGTACCGCAGGTATTCCTTCTTTGGTTAAAATACCTTGTAATTGTTCCCTAACTTGTTCTGGAATTGGTCTTTCTTCCTCTTTTTCACTCTGGGCAATTCCGTATCCAATTAAAATCCAAACTCCTTTGTTAGCCAACTTTTGGAGACGTTTAATAAATCTGTCGTTGACAACTCTTGCACTTATCCAAGGAGAATAAATAAGAACTTGATGTTTAGCAGAATCTAAAATGTTTGCTAGTTCCTGAGAAATTTTACCACCACGTAACTGTTCTACAGTACCAGACTTAGTATTTGTTGGTTCAGAACTAGATTCCTGTTGTTGGCGGAGATTATCTAATGCCTTCTGTCTAACTATTTCAACTCTCTTTTCAACTTCAGCATTTTTGCGTTCGGCAACTTTTTGACATTGATAGTTAATTTCTTCATTTGTCAATTGGCACAAATCATTTAAAGCTATCTTCTCTTCTATCAATAAGTTATTTAGCCAAATAGAAGCATCCTCTAAAACCTTTCCCCCTTCTCTAGCTTGAATCCTAAAATTATCTTCTAAGACATCAAAAATAACAATTACTGATAAAGTTCTCCAGATTATCTTGGCAATATCTTTTACTTCAAAATCAATAACAAATTTATCCTTTTCAAAAGAGTGCAACCCTAAATTTAAATTTTGAATTAGTTTTCGTAATTCGGAAAGTGATAAGCTGGCATAGCTTTCAATCCTATCATCAATCGATATATAGATATAGTTAGTTAGATAGTCTATTGCTTCATTTTCATTTTCAATAGGAGAAGATTCTACAATTTTGCTAAATGGTTTTGATATTGCATAAATAATTTGAGTTTCTGGAGATTCTGGGACGGAATGATCGCGATAAAATTCCTGTCCAACAGGGGTAAGTTTAATAACAGATTCTGGTTCTGTTTCCAAAGTATGTACATTCCGCAGAGTTGCTGTAGTGTTTTTAATAAATATCGGGTCTAACCCTAGCACAGTGGCTAATTCATCTTCAGTTGCTGGAGGGTCAAATTCGACACCTGCGCGGAAAATAAAATCTTCTAATATATTCAACTGGCGCGATTTAGCAATTTCAATTTTAATAGGAGTTTGAGATACATAGTAGCCTAACTGACGAGCAGCCAAAACGGATAAGCTGGGGCTTTTCCGTTCAATTTCTTCTACTATGTGCTTTAATTCTGGGTCAATTGGTCTATCAGAGGATGTCAGAAACATCGATTAAACCTCCATATAGGCGAATAACATCTGAAACTTTGGAGTATATCGGGAACTGAGTAAACAGTTCATGACAACCGATAATCACCAGCAATTCTTGAGCGCGAGAAAAAGCAACATTCACCCGTTCTGGTTTTTTGGCAAATCCAACATTTTTCTGATTGTTGTTTCGTACCATGCTGACAATGATGACTTGTCTTTCCATTCCTTGAAATCTGTCAACTGTACCAGTACGAATATGCAGAGAAGGAAACTTTTTGGGGTCTATTGTTGATTCAATTAACTTTAATTGGCGACCATAGAAAGTAATTATTCCTATTTCTTTTCTGGGTTGTCCTTGGTTCACTCGAACCGACCAAGTTTGCTCGAATTGTTGGCAAATTTTTTCAATGAGTTTAATTTCTTTCTCGTTAATCGATGAAGTTCCATCTTGTTGTTCTCTAAATTCTCGATTTTGAGGAGTTTTTACCCAAACTATATGGTTATTATCTTGGATATTATAATTAGCTAGATTATGACTGCGTTGCTCGTCTGGATTAGTCAAACCACATTCAAGATTATCTTCATAAAACTGATTGATTGCTCCCATAATTTGAGGGTGCATTCGATACTGAATGGTCAGCATCTTTTTAATACTCTCTGGAGCAGATTCAAATAAATTTTTGAATAGAGACTCTTTTAAGTAATTAAGCTCTTCTGTTGTAGTACCTAATTCTTCAGCAATTTCTTCTATAGTGTCATTGTTGAGCATAGGTGGTAACTGTCGATGGTCGCCCACTAGCACTAATTTTTTGGCTTTTAAAGCAGGAATTAACAACTCAGGAGGAGTGCATTTACTGACCTCATCAATAATGACTACATCAAAAGATTCAAACTCTTTAGAAAAATCTCCCTTAGCTGATTGACTACAAGTAATGCCGATGACATTGGCGTTATCCAAATAAATTCTTCTTAGTTCGTGACGATTTTGCTCAGAAGGATTTTTTAGTCCCTCAATCCAGTCGGACATTAAATTTTGATATCGGTTGAGATAAGCCTCTATTACCCCTAATTGTTGTTGCCAAACCTCGAACTGAAGTTTAAATCTGCGTAAGAAAGTTAGCTCGAATAACTCTGTAAATTCTTCTTCTGGTTTGAGAGAGTCAGGAATAGTTTGCCAATATTCCTGCCACCAATACCGTTTCTGCTCTCTATTGTCTAGATGCTGCTGTAGTTGAGCTTTAATTTGCTTGATTTGCTGCTCGAATTGCTGTAATTCTCTGTTGGATTCAAGAATAATTTGGTTTTGAGTTTCTATCTCGTCATTAATTTTAGTTTTTGTACTTGAAAGTATTTCTGAAGGGTTAAATGATTCAGTCAACGCTTCAAGCCGAACAACACAATTTTGCCAATAATTTATTTGGGCTGATAATCGAGATGCTTCAATCGTTATTTTGGCTGGGTTTTGAAGATACTCAGAGGCTAAATCTTTAAGTTGGACTGGAATCTGTGGTATTTGCGACAGATTATGTAAAAGTTTATTGACAGAATCGGTACTAATCTCAACGTCTTGACTGACAGTTGTTAATTCTTTTTGAGTTTTGAATATTTGTTGTTGAATTTCTGACAACCATCCTTCGAGGTTACTTAGTTCCTTTTCCAGTAATTGAAGCTGTTGTTTTGTCTGAATATCTAATTCGTTAAGCCAGCGATCGACATTGGTAACAATACTATTAACAATCTTAGGAGTAACAGACTCAATAATAATTCTGGAATTGTTTGGTTCTGAACCTCGAACAATCTGATGTCCCTGTCTTCTAATTGCTTCCAATGTGGCAACTGCTTTCACTCTACGACTTGGTTGACACCATCCCAGACTCGAAGCAACTGCTAATATTCCTTCGATCGCCCGTTTCCAAAAACTCAGTGGCTTTTTTATTTCGGCAATATTAAGTCGAGTAATTTGCTTTAGTTGATGAATCGCTGAGACAACATCTAAATTCTTAACAGGCAGCATTTTAGTTGCCGAAGCAATAGTTTCTTCACTAGGTAAATGGATGGTTGTCTTATCGAAAGCATCTGTAATTTGCCTGTCTAATTCATTAGCGATTGCATAAGCTTTATCCCATTGACTGTACTGCTCGATTAAGCTATCAAAGCCAGTTAAAGATTCTGGTAATTGTTTATGCCATGATGAATCTGGAATTGTAGAGATAAAATTTTGTAGTTGTTTAGGAAAAGTCATCAGATTTTCGCTAAAGTTTTTGCGCTTTTCTAAACAATTTTTGAGTGTTGTCTTTATTTGTGTCGAAGCACTCGACGACCACTGCTTTAATTCAATTTGGGCTGAACTAATGCTAGATTGATGGCTTTGAATTTTAACTAGCTCTTGTTGTTGATTCTGTTGAGAAATAAAGTTTTGTTGTTGATTCTGTTGCAGCTTTTTAAAAGAGTCATTGTTTTGTGTAAACAATTGTTGCTTAGAATTAAGTGTGGAAATTGCTTGAGCAACTTTGTCTGCATACTCCAAAGTGTGCTGAGTTTTTTTGACTATATTTTCCAACATCCCATCTTTAAAGCATTTTGCCATAGCTAAAAAATGTATGTCAGGACAGGAAAAGCTCAGTTCAGCAACAATATCTTTTGCCGAGCGAACATTTTCTGCTAACTGTTTAGCTGAATCGTTTTTCTTTAAATAAGGATCGAGATTCTTTAACCAAGGTCGATCCCAATCTGCTGTCGATTGAGAATCAAGTAAATCTTCTAAATTGGCAAATAAAGATTCAACTTCCTGTTTTTTATTTTGGGCAATCTTATGAATGTCTAGTTTGTTTTGATAATCTGCCTCTAGAATTTCTTGATGAGCTATTAGTTGTTTTTGCTTTGGCTCAAATTGCTCTTCGGTTATGAGATAAGCACTAAATTGTTCTGCTGATGCTAATAACTGACGCAAAATTTTAGCAAGTTCGAGTTTAGCATTAAGCCTTTGTTCGCAGTCTGCGGAGGTATTTTGCAGCCAAGTCTTAATTACATTCTCTTCTAGAAATGGCATTCCTTCTAGTCCAACAGTGCTTTTATTTCCTTTCCTGACAGCACGGATTGCTGGATTGTGTTGTAATCGTGACAGAGCATTATCTACGGCTAAATTAGCTTGAGAAGCGATTAAGGTACGTCCACCTCGTAAAGCAACTTGATAGCAAATTTCTGCGATTACCGTAGTTTTACCTGTTCCTGGTGGTCCTTGAATTAATGCCAAATCTGGTGCAGACAGCACCGTCTCTACGGCAGCTTTTTGAGAGGAATTGGTAGTTTTTAATAATAAATCTTGTGACTGAATTTGGACTATTTCTCTGGGTTCTCTAGCTTGAGAAGCATCAAACAAAAACTGACCTAAATAGGGATTTTGAGTTCTTCCCTTTTCTAAGTTCTTTAAAGCTTTTTTCTTACGGTTAACTTGAGTCAGATCGCCAACTGCCTCGAAAGATAGCAGTCCTTCTTGTGGTAACGCATAATGTCCTTCAGCAAGGGAATCAAATATCTCAGAATCTAAACTAATTTTGAGAAAGCTGTTTTCAGAATCTATTGATTCAATCGTTCCTAATTCTCTTCCATCGCTATTACTCGAACTATTTTCTAACAGCTTGATGTTTTGATTACGCGCCCGTTTAGCTCTTCTCCAAAAATCATCTAGTGTGATGCTATTTTCAGCTTGACTATCTACAGTTGCTGATTCAGCATCAATACCAAAGGTAATATTTCTGGTAGCTTCACCGTAATTGTGACTGACAAAAGGTACGCAGAATTGTTTCTCCTTAGCTATACGTTCTTCAACTTCAGCGAAGACTTTCCAAGCTTCTAGCTGTTGTTCTGTCGGGATACAATCCTGTTTAAATGGCGTATCTGCCATTCGTTCTATTGCTTGGAGTGGCACTCCAATACGATATTGATGATTGGAGCGAAGACGTAGATAAAAAGACTTGGCAAAACTATCTTTTGTCCCCTCACGCTTGGGGCGCAACCGAGCATAAATAATTCTTATACCACCATATCCATCACGATCGACAATAGCTATTAACTTTAAAGTTGACCCGTGCTCTTCAAGCTGTATTGGTAATTCGAGATTGTCGAAGCCTGTTGCTAAAGTTAGTTCCCATTTTTGCTCCCCTAAATTATGTCCTTGTTCGATGCGACGTACATAAAATAAATAGGGGGTTTGACCAAAGAGGTCGAACATTAATTGTTCGGCACGATTACGGCGATCTTGAAATTCTGGATAGTTTTCTAAAGCTGCTTCGCCTTCAATATCCCGAATGAAACTATCAATTGCTTTCCCTGTAAATTTATAACCCCAATCTTCATAAGGATTGTATATAGTTGCCATTTGATGCTCGATCGCTACACTATGTTTAGTGTTCCCATTCTCATCAAAAAAAAATCGACTTGTACGGGGTATGAATCATGGCAACAAGCTTGTCCAAAAGAATCAACTTTTTGCAAATGCTTCAGATTATTTTGTAGGTTTTATATTAGCCTCGGCTCAAATTCCCCGTAATTCACTTTACAACCAGCTTCATTCAGAATTACGGTCTGGCTGTCTAAATTTTGGTCATTTGTACTAACGCAAGCATACCGATTTTCAACCTTAGCCTCTCCATCCTGGAAAAGTGTCGCCCTAAAGGACTAGCTTCGCGTCGCAAAAGTTAGTAGTTTTGCATCAACAAGGCGATCGCCTAAAAGGCGGTGGCAAAGCCAATCGCAAGACTGCGGTGAGCTTTGCTCAATCGCGCTCCGCGCAGTGGCAAAGCCAATCGCCAAAAGGGCAGTGGCAAAACGCTGGCGACAGCTTCAATTTTCAAATTACTCTCATTTATCGAGACACCGTTCTGATTACTGATTTTCCTTTTTCCTTTGCCGATTCTGAAGTATAAAAAATCTCAGACGACTCGATCACTTCTCCTCTCTCATCCACTATCGAAAACTGATAGCACTTTCCTGGAGAATAGTACACCGCTAGAATACAGCCTTGGATTACTAGTACTTCTTTGATTCTTATTTTGACCATTTCTCCAAAAGACTCATTTCCACCAATTCTTCTATCATTTCTAGCTTCACCATCTCACCCTCAATCCTCTCTACAGTAAATGGCGATGCCCATGACCAGTGACCTGGACAGTCAGAAATTGTGACCTTATCTCCTACTGTGATGGGTGATTTTATGGCTGATGATGGATGAGCTAAAGTATCCGTCACATCTAGAACCGTCTGACTTTGAGACTTCTCTTGTGACGACGGTGACGGCAAAATCGAAAACTCTTCTACTG includes:
- a CDS encoding phospholipase D-like domain-containing protein; translated protein: MFLTSSDRPIDPELKHIVEEIERKSPSLSVLAARQLGYYVSQTPIKIEIAKSRQLNILEDFIFRAGVEFDPPATEDELATVLGLDPIFIKNTTATLRNVHTLETEPESVIKLTPVGQEFYRDHSVPESPETQIIYAISKPFSKIVESSPIENENEAIDYLTNYIYISIDDRIESYASLSLSELRKLIQNLNLGLHSFEKDKFVIDFEVKDIAKIIWRTLSVIVIFDVLEDNFRIQAREGGKVLEDASIWLNNLLIEEKIALNDLCQLTNEEINYQCQKVAERKNAEVEKRVEIVRQKALDNLRQQQESSSEPTNTKSGTVEQLRGGKISQELANILDSAKHQVLIYSPWISARVVNDRFIKRLQKLANKGVWILIGYGIAQSEKEEERPIPEQVREQLQGILTKEGIPAVQVFWLGGSHAKELIVDRRIHLLGSNNLLSFRASSGLWDESVYKVTIPEQVQQAYEFYARRFQALAEELWNISLENKNIELATQALCLCGALGMEEMALIQIKANDWEELYSVWISLVRQGIRAQKILPDSACFQQLKELEQLSGQYPPEKFDKV
- a CDS encoding AAA domain-containing protein, translated to MATIYNPYEDWGYKFTGKAIDSFIRDIEGEAALENYPEFQDRRNRAEQLMFDLFGQTPYLFYVRRIEQGHNLGEQKWELTLATGFDNLELPIQLEEHGSTLKLIAIVDRDGYGGIRIIYARLRPKREGTKDSFAKSFYLRLRSNHQYRIGVPLQAIERMADTPFKQDCIPTEQQLEAWKVFAEVEERIAKEKQFCVPFVSHNYGEATRNITFGIDAESATVDSQAENSITLDDFWRRAKRARNQNIKLLENSSSNSDGRELGTIESIDSENSFLKISLDSEIFDSLAEGHYALPQEGLLSFEAVGDLTQVNRKKKALKNLEKGRTQNPYLGQFLFDASQAREPREIVQIQSQDLLLKTTNSSQKAAVETVLSAPDLALIQGPPGTGKTTVIAEICYQVALRGGRTLIASQANLAVDNALSRLQHNPAIRAVRKGNKSTVGLEGMPFLEENVIKTWLQNTSADCEQRLNAKLELAKILRQLLASAEQFSAYLITEEQFEPKQKQLIAHQEILEADYQNKLDIHKIAQNKKQEVESLFANLEDLLDSQSTADWDRPWLKNLDPYLKKNDSAKQLAENVRSAKDIVAELSFSCPDIHFLAMAKCFKDGMLENIVKKTQHTLEYADKVAQAISTLNSKQQLFTQNNDSFKKLQQNQQQNFISQQNQQQELVKIQSHQSSISSAQIELKQWSSSASTQIKTTLKNCLEKRKNFSENLMTFPKQLQNFISTIPDSSWHKQLPESLTGFDSLIEQYSQWDKAYAIANELDRQITDAFDKTTIHLPSEETIASATKMLPVKNLDVVSAIHQLKQITRLNIAEIKKPLSFWKRAIEGILAVASSLGWCQPSRRVKAVATLEAIRRQGHQIVRGSEPNNSRIIIESVTPKIVNSIVTNVDRWLNELDIQTKQQLQLLEKELSNLEGWLSEIQQQIFKTQKELTTVSQDVEISTDSVNKLLHNLSQIPQIPVQLKDLASEYLQNPAKITIEASRLSAQINYWQNCVVRLEALTESFNPSEILSSTKTKINDEIETQNQIILESNRELQQFEQQIKQIKAQLQQHLDNREQKRYWWQEYWQTIPDSLKPEEEFTELFELTFLRRFKLQFEVWQQQLGVIEAYLNRYQNLMSDWIEGLKNPSEQNRHELRRIYLDNANVIGITCSQSAKGDFSKEFESFDVVIIDEVSKCTPPELLIPALKAKKLVLVGDHRQLPPMLNNDTIEEIAEELGTTTEELNYLKESLFKNLFESAPESIKKMLTIQYRMHPQIMGAINQFYEDNLECGLTNPDEQRSHNLANYNIQDNNHIVWVKTPQNREFREQQDGTSSINEKEIKLIEKICQQFEQTWSVRVNQGQPRKEIGIITFYGRQLKLIESTIDPKKFPSLHIRTGTVDRFQGMERQVIIVSMVRNNNQKNVGFAKKPERVNVAFSRAQELLVIIGCHELFTQFPIYSKVSDVIRLYGGLIDVSDIL